One window of the Camelina sativa cultivar DH55 chromosome 1, Cs, whole genome shotgun sequence genome contains the following:
- the LOC104699930 gene encoding arginine--tRNA ligase, cytoplasmic-like, with the protein MATMIANEAFSGNLRRQLAKLFSVSLKLTVPDEPGVEPLIEPGKFGDYQCNNAMGLWSIIKGKGTQFKSPPGIGQALIKSLPTSEIVESCTISGPGFVNVVLSSKWMAKCIENMLINGIDTWAPTLSVKSAVVDFSSPNIAKEMHVGHLRSTIIGDTLARMLEYSKVEVLRRNHVGDWGTQFGMLIEYLFEKFPDTDSVTETAIGDLQLFYKESKLKFDLVPEFKEKAQKAVVHLQRGDPVYRKAWAKICEISRNEFAKVYQSLRVELEEKGESFYNPRIANIIEELSSKGLVEENEGARVIFIEGFEIPLIVVKSDGGFNYASTDLTALWYRLKEEKAEWIIYVTDVGQQQHFNMFFKAARKAGWLPDDDKTYPRVNHVGFGLVLGDDNKRFRTRSTAVVRLADLLDEAKTRSKKALTERGKDKEWTPEELDQIAEAVGYGALKYADLKTNRSTGYTFSFDQMLNDKGDTAVYLLYAHARICSIIKKSGKDVDELKQTGKITLDHAAERALGLHLLQFAETVEEACTTLLPNVLCKYLYYLSEEFTKFYSSCQVNGSAEETSRLLLCEATAIVMRKCFHLLGITPVYKL; encoded by the exons ATGGCAACCATGATAGCT AATGAAGCATTTAGTGGAAATCTAAGACGCCAACTCGCAAAGCTCTTTAGTGTGTCTCTTAAATTAACAGTCCCTGATGAACCTGGTGTTGAGCCATTGATTGAGCCTGGCAAATTTGGAGATTACCAATG TAACAATGCAATGGGATTATGGTCTATAATTAAAGGAAAGGGTACACAGTTCAAGAGTCCTCCTGGTATTGGACAG GCCCTTATTAAGAGTCTCCCTACTTCTGAGATTGTGGAATCATGCACAATATCTGGACCTGGATTTGTTAATGTTGTACTATCATCTAAGTGGATGGCTAAG TGTATTGAAAACATGCTTATCAATGGGATTGACACATGGGCGCCTACTCTTTCTGTTAAGAGTGCTGTAGTTGATTTTTCCTCTCCGAACATTGCGAAAGAAATGCATGTTGGTCATCTAAGATCGACTATCATTGGTGACACGCTAGCTCGCATGCTCGAGTACTCAAAGGTTGAAGTTCTTCGCAGAAACCATGTTGGTGACTGGGGAACACAG TTTGGCATGCTCATTGAGTACCTCTTTGAGAAATTTCCTGATACAGATAGTGTCACTGAGACAGCAATTGGAGATCTTCAG TTGTTTTACAAAGAATCAAAACTTAAGTTTGATTTGGTGCCAGAGTTTAAGGAAAAAGCACAGAAGGCTGTGGTCCATCTACAG CGTGGAGATCCTGTTTACCGCAAGGCCTGGGCTAAGATTTGTGAAATCAGCCGAAACGAGTTTGCCAAGGTTTACCAAAGCCTTCGAGTCGAGCTTGAAGAAAAG GGAGAAAGCTTTTACAACCCTCGTATCGCTAACATTATTGAGGAATTGAGCAGCAAAGGGTTAGTTGAAGAAAATGAAGGTGCTCGTGTGATATTCATCGAAGGCTTTGAAATCCCACTCATTGTTGTAAAGAGTGACGGTGGTTTTAACTATGCCTCAACAGATCTGACTGCTCTTTG GTATCGGCTTAAGGAAGAGAAAGCTGAATGGATTATATATGTGACCGATGTTGGCCAGCAGCAGCACTTTAATATGTTCTTCAAA GCTGCCAGAAAAGCAGGGTGGCTTCCGGACGATGATAAAACTTACCCTAGAGTTAACCATGTTGGTTTTGGTCTTGTCCTTGGAGACGATAACAAGCGATTTAGAACTCGGTCAACAGCGGTAGTCCGTCTAGCTGATTTGCTAGATGAGGCCAAGACTCGCAGTAAAAAAGCCCTTACTGAGCGCG GTAAGGACAAAGAATGGACACCCGAGGAGCTGGACCAAATAGCCGAGGCAGTTGGTTACGGTGCTCTGAA gTATGCTGACCTGAAGACCAACAGATCGACAGGTTATACTTTCAGCTTCGATCAAATGCTTAATGACAAG GGAGATACAGCCGTTTACCTTCTTTACGCCCATGCTCGGATCTGCTCAATCATCAAAAAATCAGGCAAAGACGTAGATGAGCTAAAACAG ACAGGAAAGATAACATTGGATCATGCAGCCGAACGGGCACTCGGGCTTCACCTGCTTCAATTCGCTGAG ACGGTTGAGGAAGCGTGTACCACATTGTTACCGAACGTGCTGTGTAAGTACCTTTACTACTTATCCGAAGAGTTCACGAAATTCTACTCCAGTTGTCAG GTGAATGGCTCAGCAGAGGAGACAAGCCGTCTCCTACTTTGTGAAGCAACGGCCATAGTCATGCGGAAATGTTTCCACCTTCTTGGCATCACCCCTGTTTACAAGCTTTGA